From the genome of Bradyrhizobium elkanii USDA 76, one region includes:
- a CDS encoding TetR/AcrR family transcriptional regulator, translated as MVQKTRKPPSAAKIAAPVAPKRRGRPRAYEPDVALGKALDLFRRDGFAATSLDDLSAATGMNRPSLYGAFGDKRELYIKSYQRYRDDARAAMVDIFRADAPLRERLERIYRIALDIYLSGESGPRGCFTVMTAASEAVSDPDIRTMVVEGLTELDKAFGICFRHAKERGELPEGTDPASLAHLASATIHTIAIRARARVPRKELEAIVKGAIDVLCGAK; from the coding sequence ATGGTACAAAAAACTAGGAAGCCGCCGTCTGCTGCCAAAATCGCGGCGCCGGTCGCGCCGAAACGCCGCGGGCGGCCGCGCGCCTATGAGCCCGATGTCGCGCTCGGCAAGGCGCTCGATCTGTTCCGGCGCGACGGCTTCGCCGCGACCTCGCTCGACGATCTGAGCGCCGCGACCGGCATGAACCGGCCGAGCCTCTATGGCGCGTTCGGCGACAAGCGCGAGCTCTACATCAAGAGCTACCAGCGCTATCGCGACGACGCGCGCGCCGCGATGGTCGACATCTTCCGCGCCGACGCGCCGCTGCGCGAGCGGCTCGAGCGCATCTATCGCATCGCGCTCGACATCTATCTCTCCGGCGAGTCCGGCCCGCGCGGTTGCTTCACCGTGATGACGGCTGCATCCGAGGCGGTGTCGGATCCGGACATCCGCACCATGGTGGTCGAGGGCCTGACCGAGCTCGACAAGGCGTTCGGCATCTGCTTCCGCCATGCCAAGGAGCGCGGGGAACTGCCTGAGGGGACCGATCCGGCGTCGCTGGCGCATCTGGCCTCCGCCACCATCCACACCATCGCGATCCGCGCCCGCGCCCGCGTGCCGCGCAAGGAGCTCGAGGCGATCGTGAAGGGCGCCATCGACGTGCTGTGCGGGGCGAAATAG